From a region of the Phaseolus vulgaris cultivar G19833 chromosome 6, P. vulgaris v2.0, whole genome shotgun sequence genome:
- the LOC137831705 gene encoding uncharacterized protein → MMSGKYTSIDAQQVQGSVPAVPDSRHVTVNFADSNLQTFPPSATQGKITAASGPPRDADDSFSKPISGSDEPQQGGWFRTFTVAAYKPYFDVDTSDVLERIIDSLFPFRGSFNEKTATNPDLYGPFWICTTLIFVAASIGTFVTYVAHKLKSKEWNYDINLVTWSAGLFYGYVTIVPLCLYVILKYFSAPAGLVQLFCLYGYSLFVFIPALCMSIVPLDIFRWVVAGVAGFMSATFVALNLRAHIKSAGERWFLIVAGIFLLQLALAVVLKIYLFTVSV, encoded by the exons ATGATGTCGGGAAAATATACCTCCATTGACGCGCAGCAAGTTCAGGGATCTGTTCCT GCTGTTCCAGATTCGCGACACGTCACTGTCAATTTTGCAG ATTCAAATCTTCAGACATTTCCTCCTTCTGCAACGCAGGGGAAGATCACCGCTGCTTCTGGACCTCCTCGTGATGCCGATG ATTCATTTTCAAAACCTATATCTGGTTCTGATGAACCCCAGCAGGGTGGTTGGTTTCGGACTTTTACAGTTGCCGCTTACAAACCATACTTTGATGTTGACACTTCAGATGTTCTTGAGAGGATTATAGACTCACTATTTCCATTCAGAGGATCATTTAATGAAAAAACTGCTACCAACCCTGATTT GTATGGTCCATTCTGGATTTGCACTACCTTAATATTTGTAGCAGCATCTATTGGCACCTTTGTGACATATGTAGCACACAAGCTGAAGAGCAAGGAATGGAACTATGACATAAATCTGGTGACTTGGTCTGCTGGTTTGTTTTATGGCTACGTTACCATAGTTCCTCTTTGCCTGTATGTAATCCTGAAATACTTCTCTGCACCTGCGGGCCTTGTGCAACTATTCTGTCTATATGGGTATtccttgtttgtctttattccGGCCTTG TGTATGTCAATTGTGCCACTGGATATATTTAGATGGGTGGTTGCAGGTGTGGCCGGGTTCATGTCTGCGACATTTGTGGCACTTAACCTCCGGGCACATATCAAATCAGCTGGTGAAAGGTGGttcttgattgttgctggcatTTTTCTGTTGCAGCTGGCTCTAGCCGTTGTACTAAAAATTTACCTCTTCACAGTATCAGTTTAA
- the LOC137831701 gene encoding uncharacterized GPI-anchored protein At3g06035-like, with protein MELLKPSLFLLPLLFSIPVLCNDKEDSVFKGINSYRQTQKLAPFTEVSKAKCLADEVAEDIEKTPCESVNKYYPSTVSGGGNVNIPNLSKHIEKCHINISTTSDGVILPVCVAKLEPTIVLSNYTHSDRYAQFLNNSKYTGAGLGSEDDWMVLVLTTNTASGSFSASSAVHANAASVGLLFFAFLLLLINCFD; from the exons ATGGAACTCCTCAAACCTTCTCTCttccttcttcctcttctctttTCTATTCCAGTGCTCTGTAATG ATAAGGAGGACAGTGTATTCAAGGGAATTAACAGCTACAGGCAGACACAGAAGCTGGCACCCTTCACCGAAGTTTCCAAGGCAAAATGTTTGGCTGATGAAGTTGCAGAAGATATAGAGAAAACGCCCTGTGAAAGTGTGAATAAGTACTACCCATCAACTGTTTCTGGTGGTGGCAACGTTAACATCCCCAACCTGAGTAAGCACATTGAAAAATGTCACATTAACATCAGCACCACTTCAGATGGGGTCATTCTCCCAGTTTGTGTTGCCAAATTGGAACCCACCATTGTGCTCTCTAACTACACTCATTCAGATCGCTACGCACAGTTTCTCAACAATTCTAAGTACACAGGGGCAGGTCTTGGTTCTGAGGATGATTGGATGGTCCTTGTTCTCACCACCAACACTGCCAGTGGGAGTTTCTCTGCTTCATCTGCAGTTCATGCCAATGCTGCTTCTGTGGGGCTCTTGTTCTTTGCTTTTCTGCTTCTGCTCATCAACTGCTTTGATTGA
- the LOC137833106 gene encoding uncharacterized GPI-anchored protein At3g06035-like, whose translation MELLKPSLFLLLLVFSIPVLCNDKEDSVFKGINSYRQTQTLSPLTEVSKAKCLADEVAEDIEKTPCENVNKYYPSTVSGGGGNVNIPNLSKHIEKCHINISTTSDGVILPVCVAKLEPTIVLSNYTHSDRYAQFLNNSKYTGAGLGSEDDWMVLVLTTNTASGSFSASSAVHANVASVGLLLFAFLFVLINYFD comes from the exons ATGGAACTCCTCAAACCTTCCctcttccttcttcttcttgtctTTTCTATTCCAGTGCTGTGTAATG ATAAGGAGGACAGTGTATTTAAGGGAATTAACAGCTACAGGCAGACACAGACGCTGTCACCCCTCACCGAAGTTTCCAAGGCAAAATGTTTGGCTGATGAAGTTGCAGAAGATATAGAGAAAACGCCCTGTGAAAATGTTAATAAGTACTACCCATCAACTGTTTCTGGTGGTGGTGGCAACGTTAACATTCCCAACCTGAGTAAGCACATTGAAAAATGTCACATTAACATCAGCACCACTTCAGATGGGGTCATTCTCCCAGTTTGTGTTGCCAAATTGGAACCCACCATTGTGCTCTCTAACTACACTCATTCAGATCGCTACGCACAGTTTCTCAACAATTCTAAGTACACAGGGGCAGGTCTTGGTTCTGAGGATGATTGGATGGTCCTTGTTCTCACCACCAACACTGCCAGTGGGAGTTTCTCTGCTTCATCTGCAGTTCATGCCAATGTTGCTTCTGTGGGGCTCTTGCTCTTTGCTTTTCTGTTTGTGCTCATTAACTACTTTGATTGA
- the LOC137831708 gene encoding NADPH-dependent aldehyde reductase 1, chloroplastic-like produces MASGEYNFPPQKQEMQPGKEYIMNPPPQYSSPDYKPSNKLQIALVTGGDSGIGRAVCNLFSLEGATIIFTYVKGQEDIDARDTLEIIRKGKTADAKDPMAIPVDVGFEVNCRRVVDEVVDAYGRIDILVNNAAEQYESESLEEIDETRLERVFRTNIFSHFFMTKHAVKHMKEGSNIINTTSVNAYKGDATLVDYTSTKGAIVAFTRALALQLVSKGIRVNGVAPGPIWTPLIVATMKEEEIVKFGSDSTPMKRAGQPIEVAPSYVFLASNQCSSYITGQVLHPNGGTIVNG; encoded by the exons ATGGCTTCTGGTGAATACAACTTCCCCCCTCAGAAGCAAGAGATGCAACCTGGCAAAGAGTATATCATGAATCCACCACCCCAATATAGCAGCCCGGATTACAAACCATCAAATAAACTTCAA ATAGCTCTGGTAACTGGAGGGGACTCTGGAATTGGACGAGCTGTGTGCAACTTGTTTTCATTAGAGGGTGCTACTATTATTTTTACCTACGTGAAGGGCCAGGAGGACATAGATGCAAGGGATACCCTTGAGATTATAAGAAAGGGTAAGACTGCAGATGCCAAAGATCCAATGGCTATACCTGTTGATGTGGGTTTTGAAGTCAATTGCAGAAGAGTGGTGGATGAGGTGGTCGATGCTTATGGTCGCATTGACATTTTGGTCAACAATGCAGCTGAGCAATATGAGAGTGAATCATTGGAAGAGATAGATGAAACAAGACTTGAGAGAGTGTTTCGAACTAATATCTTTTCTCATTTCTTCATGACCAA GCACGCTGTGAAGCACATGAAGGAAGGAAGCAACATCATCAACACAACATCAGTGAATGCATACAAGGGAGACGCAACACTAGTGGATTACACGTCCACAAAGGGAGCCATTGTGGCGTTTACGAGGGCCTTAGCACTTCAGCTTGTGAGTAAGGGAATAAGAGTGAATGGAGTTGCACCTGGACCCATCTGGACTCCATTAATAGTAGCAACTATGAAGGAGGAAGAAATTGTTAAATTTGGTTCAGACTCCACACCAATGAAAAGAGCAGGCCAACCTATTGAAGTTGCTCCCTCCTATGTCTTTCTTGCTAGCAACCAATGCTCCTCTTACATAACTGGCCAAGTTCTCCATCCCAATG GTGGAACCATTGTGAATGGTTGA